AACGACCAGTAGCCCATGAGGCTGGAGATGGAATCGAGCAGCGGCCGTCCGGCGTCGAGCCCGGTCTGAGCGACCTTGCCAGGGCGCAAGAGGTCGGCCGTGGTGAACCCGGTGCCGCTAGCCTTCAGGCCGAGGCCGGCGAAGCTCTCGAAAATGATACGGGCGAGGTTGTTCCAATTGCCGATGATGTAGGCGAACACTCCGACGAACAGCGTCTTCTTCACCAGGCGGGCCATGATGTCGTCGTCGGCGCCCCAGCTCCAGAACAGCGCCGCCAGCGTCACGTCGATGACGATCAGGGTGGTGGCGATGAAGGCGACTTCGCCGCTGAGTAGCCCGAATCCGCTGTCGATGTAGCGGGTGAAGACCTCAAGAAAATGGTCAATGACGCCGGTGCCGCCCATGATCTTATCTCGCCTCGTCGAGCTGCGGCGGCGCGATCGGTGCGGCGGGCTCGATGGCCGGCTGATCGGTGCGGTCCGATTGGGGTGTGAGAGTGTCTCGCGGCGCTGGCGGGATGTCCGGCAAGCGCTCGGCAGGTCGCGCGCCGGGCGCGAGGAAGCGGTTGCGGTTTTCGGCCCAGGCCCGCAGGCACGCCGGATCGCGCGGCCCCGCTTCGCCGAGCACCTGGCAGCGGATCAGTTCGTCGCGCAACGGATCGCCCTGCGCTTGGGTGGTCCGGCCGGACGGCCACGCCTCCCGCACTTCCTCTGTCCGGTTCATCTCGATCGCGGTCGCGGTGATCGCGACGGCCACAAACACGACAGCGCCAAGCCGGGCGAGCATCTTGCCGTCCATGGCTGCGCCCTCAGTTGCCGTTCGGGAACATGCGGGCGTTGCCGGGCTGATAGCCGGTGCCCGGCGTCAGGAAGCGCCGGCGCTGTTCGCGGCCCTGTTCGGCCGCTGCCGCCCGTTCGGCCTCGGAGAGGCTCTGTGCGCGGCCATTGGCGGCGACGACGGCGGTGAGATCAGCGAGCTGCTGTGCTTGCAGGGCGAGAAGCTGATTGCCGGCTTGGGTCGCCTGCAACGCGCCGGTCGCGCCCTGGCTCTGGCCGACCAGCGCCGACATCTCGCTGCGATTGGTGTCGATGTTGCCGACGACGCCGGCCTGGACACGCATCGCGTCCTGCAAGCCGCCAACCGTGTTCTGCCAGCGCTCGCGCGCTCCCGCGACGAGCGCCTGATCGGAGGCCGACATCGACGCGTTGCCGTAGGTGGTCTGGAACGCGCGGTCGATCTGCTGGACGTTGAGGGCGATGCCCTGCGCCTCTTGCAGGAGCTGCTGCGTGCGCTGCACCGACTGCTGAAGCTGTTGGAGCGAGGAATATGGCAGGCTGGCGAGGTTGCGGGCCTGGTTGATCAGCATCGTCGCTTCGTTCTGAAGCTGGGTGATCTGCTGATTGACCTGCTGGAGGGTGCGCGCCGCCGTCAGGACGTTCTGCGCATAGTTGGTCGGATCGTAGACGATCCATTGCGCAGCGGCGGGAGTGCTGAGGATCGGCGAAAGCGCGATCGGCGCGGCAAGGAGCGCTGCGGTGATACGCAGTGCAAGCGAGCGGGATTGAGTAGAACGGGTCATGGGCGTGTCTCCGGATCGGTTTGGGGGATGACGTTGGGAAGGTCGGCGACGAGGTCTGCGGCCCAGGCGAGCCGGTTCTCGGCAAGCCATTCGGCAAGGAAACCATCCGTGCCGCTGCGGGCGTGGATCGCGGCGATCAGCGCCTGGTGCTGCTTCGACGAGGCGGCGCAGAGCGCCAGCGCCACGTCCGACAGGCCCAGCTCGAAGAGCCGGTTGCCGCGGCGGGACTGGCAGTAGTAATCGCGTTTGGGCATCGCCCGGGCGAGGATCTCGATCTGACGATCGTTCAGCCCGAAGCGGCGATAGATCGCTGTAATCTGCGGCTCGATCGCGCGTTCGTTGGGGAGCAGGATGCGGGTCTGGCAGCTCTCGATGATAGCCGGCGCGATCGCTGAGCCGTCGATATCCGAGAGCGACTGCGTAGCGAAGATGACGCTGGCGTTCTTCTTGCGCAGCGTCTTGAGCCACTCACGGAGCTGGCCGGCGAAGCCCTCGTCGTCGAGCGCGAGCCAGCCTTCATCGACGATCAGCAGCGTCGGCCGACCGTCGAGGCGGTCCTCGATGCGATGGAAGAGATAGGCAAGCACGGCGGCAGCGGCGCCAGTGCCGATCAGCCCTTCGGTCTCGAAGACCTGAACATTGGCTTCGCCCAGATGCTCGGCCTCGGCGTCGAGCAGCCGACCATAAGGACCGCCGACGCAATAGGGCCGCAGCGCCTGTTTCAGGTCGTTGGACTGAAGGAGAACCGACAGGCCTGTCAGCGTTCGCTCGGTGACCGGCGCGGACGCTAGCGAGGAGAGTGCTGACCAGAGATGCTCCTTCACCTCGGGCGTGACCGGCACGCTCTCGCGCATCAGGATCGCGACCAGCCAATCGGAGGCCCAGGCGCGCTCGGCGACATCGTCGATGCACGCGAGCGGTTGAAGCGAAACGCTGTCGTCTGAGCCTTCGGTGAGGCCACCGCCAAGATCGTGCCAGTCTCCGCGCATGGCGAGCGCGGCAGCGCGGATCGATCCGCCAAAGTCAAAGGCGAAAACCTGCGACTGCGGATAGCGCCGGAACTGCAGCGCCATCAGCGCCAGCAGCACCGACTTGCCGGCGCCCGTTGGCCCGACGATCAGCGTGTGGCCGACATCGCCGACATGGATGGAAAGCCGGAACGGGGTCGAGCCTTCGGTTCTGCCGTAAAGCAGTGGGGGTGCATCGAAGTGCTCGTCCCGTTCCGGTCCCGCCCACACCGCCGACAGCGGGATCATGTGGGCGAGATTCAAGGTGTTGATCGGCGGCTGCCGGACATTGGCGTAGACATGGCCGGGCAGCGAGCCGAGCCAGGCGTCGACCGCGTTGATCGTCTCGGGCATGGCGGTGAAGTCGCGGCCCTGGATGACCTTCTCGACCATCCGCAGCTTTTCAGCTGCGATGCGCGGGTCCTCGTCCCAGACGGTGATAGTCGCCGTCACATAGGCCTGGCCCGCATAGTCGGCACCCAGCTCCTGCAATGCCATGTCGGCGTCGGCGGCCTTGTTGGCCGCATCGGTATCGACCAGCGCAGAGGCCTCGTTGGTCATCACCTCCTTGAGGATGGCGGCGATCGACTTGCGCTTGGCGAACCACTGACGCCTGATCTTCGTCAGCAGCTTGGTGGCGTCGGTCTTGTCGAGCAGGACGGCGCGTGTTGACCAGCGATAGGGAAAGGCCAGCCGGTTCAGCTCGTCGAGGATGCCGGGCGTGGTCGCGGTCGGGAAGCCGACAATGGTGAGGATGCGGACATGTGCGTCGCCGAGCCGGGGTTCGAGCCCGCCGGTCAGGGGCTGATCGGCCAGCAGCGCATCGAGATACATCGGCGTCTCGGGCACGCGGACGCGGTGCCGCTTCGTCGAGACGGTCGAATGCAGATAGGTCAGCGTCTCGCCGTCATCGAGCCAGGCGCATTCCGGCATGAAGGCGTCGATGAGCTGAAGGATGCGATCGGTGCGGTCTGCGAAGCCGCGCAGGATCTCGTGCGCATCGACGCCGGCGTGATCGCGACCCTCATAGAGCCAGGTCTCGGCCCGCGCCGCGTCTTCGGCCGGCGGCAGATAGAGGAAGGTGAGGAAATAGCTGGACTCGAAATGCGCGCCGGCTTCCTCGAAGTCGGCCTTGCGTTCGGCGTCGACGAGGGCGGATGCGCTGTCGGCGAACATGCTTGCCGGATAGGTGGCGGCGCCATGGCGCTGCGCCTCGACGAAGATCGCCCAGCCGGAGCCGAGGCGACGAAAGGCGTTGTTGAGCCGGGCGGCGACGGCGACCAGCTCGGCCGGCACGGCGCTGTCGAGGTCCGGGCCGCGGAAGCGCGCGGTGCGCTGCAGGCTGCCGTCCTTGTTCAGCACGATCCCTTCGCCAACCAGTGCGACCCAGGGAAGGAAGTCGGCGAGCCGGGTGTTGCGGTTGCGATATTCGGCGAGGTTCATCATCGTCGTTCCTCCTCAGACCGACAGGTGGCCGGGGATGCGCAGATGCTTGCGCACGACGTCGACGAACTGCGGATCGCGCTTGGCGGCCCAGACGGCCGCGAAGTGGCCAAGAGCCCAGAGGCCCAGGCCGACCAGCCAGAGGCGAAGACCAAGGCCGAGGGCTGCCGCAAGCGTGCCGTTGAGAATGGCGAGCGAGCGCGGCGCGCCGCCGAGCAGGATGTGCTCGGTCAGCGCCCGGTGAACTGGAACCGAGAAACCCGGCAGTTCGCCGCCATGGTCAGCGCCGTTGGCCATCAGACGAGCGCCCCGCCGCCGAACGAGAAGAACGACAGGAAGAAGCTGGACGCGGCGAAGGCGATCGACAGGCCGAAGACGATCTGGATCAGCTTGCGGGCACCGCCGGACGTGTCGCCGAAGGCGAGCGTCAGGCCGGTGATGATGATGATCATCACGGCGATGATCTTGGCGACGGGCCCCTCGATCGATTCGAGGATGGACTGCAGCGGCGCTTCCCACGGCATGGAGGAACCGGACGCGTGCGCGGCGGGCGCCATCGCCAATGAGACGAATGTGACGGATACCGCTGTCGCGATATGGCGGCGGATGCGCAGGGCGTGCTTGATCATGACGGGTCTCCTGTGAGGGGCTGGGTTGCGGGGGTGACGCGGTAGTCGCCGTCGGAGCCGAGGCCCTCAATGCGGGCGAGTTCGGCGAGGCGGCGCGATGCGCCGCGGCCGGAGAGCACGGCGATGAGATCAATCGTCTCCGCGATCAGGGCGCGCGGGACGGTGACGACGGCTTCCTGAATGAGCTGCTCCATGCGGCGGAGCGCGCCGATGGCGGTGCCGGCGTGGATGGTGCCGACGCCGCCGGGATGGCCGGTGCCCCAGGCCTTCAGCAGATCGAGCGCCTCGGCACCTCGGACCTCGCCGATCGGAATGCGGTCGGGGCGCAGGCGGAGCGAGGAGCGGACGAGATCGGAGAGCGAAGCGACGCCGTCCTTTGTCCGCATGGCGACGAGGTTCGGCGCGGCGCATTGCAGTTCGCGCGTATCCTCGATCAGGACGACGCGATCCGAGGTCTTGGCGACCTCGGCGAGCAGCGCGTTGGTAAGGGTCGTCTTACCGGTGGATGTGCCGCCGGCGACGAGGATGTTGCGGCGGTCTGCGACAGCCTGGCGTAGCGTCTCAGCCTGACCTGCGGCCATGATGCCGGCGGCAACATAGTCGTCGAGCGTGAACACGGCGACGGCGGGTTTGCGGATCGCGAAGGCGGGCGCGGACACAACGGGCGGCAGCAGCCCCTCGAACCGCTCTCCCGTTTCGGGCAGCTCGGCCGAGACGCGCGGGGCGCCGGGATGAACCTCGGCGCCGACATGGTGCGCGACGAGACGGATGATCCGCTCGCCGTCCGAAGGCGACAGCAGCTCACCCGTATCGGAAAGCCCTTCGGAAAGCCGGTCGACCCAGAGCCGCCCATCGGGATTGAGCATCACCTCGACGATCGCAGGATCTTCCAGAAAGCGGGCGATCGCCGGCCCGAGGGCCGTGCGCAGCATGCGGGCACCGCGAAGGAGCGCTTCCGATTTCTGGTGAGTTGCCGCCACGTCGTCCCCGTTCTCTTGCGGGACCGCGACACGCGGCCCTGGATCGGGGATGAGTAGAAGAGGCAGAAATTAGGGCCTGACAACAACCGTGCTGTGGTCGTCGTACTGTGGCGTACAAATACAGGGAAACGGCGGAACGCAGGAATACTTGTGGTAGGCGCGGTCGTAATTAATCCGCGTCGCGCGCGGGCGCGATGTCTTCCGAAATCTCCTGGCGAAGCTTCGGCCCGTGAGCGAGTCGCCGGCCGAGAGCGGTGACGAACGCCTCGTAGCGCTCGCCTGCTTTCGAGCGCGCCGCAGCCTGTGCGGGCTCCGGCAGCGGCGGGTTTGTCGTCAGCCAGAAGCGGATGAACACGGCCAGCGTTTCGACGCTGATTCCGAGATCGCGCTCCATCCGCGCCATTCGCCGGTCGATCTGGTCGAGCCGCTTCGTCGTCGCAGCCTCCTGCCGTTCGGCAGCATCAGGCGACAGAAAGGAGGCGATGCCGGCTTCCGCGATCAGCGAGAGGGATTGATCACGACGGCCCGCGTGCGCGGCGAGCGCCTTCATGACCTCCGGTTCGAGATATACAGACAGGCGCTGCTTTTTGGGGGGCTTCGCCATTGTGCCTCCTAAAGATCGATGCCGTCGCCGGGATCAAGCGACGCCTGCCGCGCCACCTGGCGCATCGTCTGGTTCATGCGCGAGAGGCGCGCGGCGTCCTCGTCGGCGTCGTCGCGGGGATCGATCTCAAACTCGTTTTCGATGGGTTGCTTTGGCTCGACGGGTTTTGAGCGACTCAACTCCGGCTGGTGCCGGCGCTCGGAGTCGGTCGTATCCTCGTCCTCCGATCCGTCGCCGCTAGCGGCCGCTGCCATCACCGGTGTCGCCGGAAGAGGCAGCGTGCTCCAGTCGTCCGGTCGTGCAGTGGTCGGCTTGACGAGATTCGGCGGCGGCAGGATGCGCTCCTGAAACCGGCGATCCTCATAATATCGCGCCTTCTTCGCGCGGATCGGCGGGGTGCCCGCCACCATGACGATTTCGTCGGATGGCGGAAGCTGCATGATCTCGCCGGGCGTCATCAGTTGCCGGGCTGTCTCCGAGCGCGAGACCATCATGTGACCGAGCCAGGGCGACAGGCGATGACCGGCATAGTTCTTCATCGCGCGCATCTCGGTCGCGGTGCCGAGCGCGTCGGAGACACGCTTGGCGGTCCGCTCGTCATTGGTCGCGAAGCTGACGCGGACATGGCAGTTGTCGAGGATCGAGTTGTTCGGTCCGTAGGCCTTCTCGATCTGGTTCAGCGACTGGGCGATGAGGAAGGCTTTGAGACCGTAGCCGGCCATGAAGGCAAGCGCGCTCTCAAAGAAGTCGAGGCGGCCGAGGGCCGGGAATTCGTCGAGCATCAGGAGAAGCCGGTGGCGGTTGCCCTTCGCGTTCAGATCCTCCGTGAGCCGCCGGCCGATCTGATTGAGGATCAGACGGATCAGCGGCTTGGTCCGGTTGATGTCGGATGGCGGCACAACGAGGTAGAGGGTGGTCGGATGCTTGCCGCCGACGATATCGACGATGCGCCAGTCACAGCGGCGTGTGACCTCGGCGACGACAGGATCGCGATAGAGGCCGAGGAACGACATCGCGGTGGACAGCACGCCGGACCGCTCGTTGTCGGATTTGTTCAGCAGCTCGCGAGCGGCGCTAGCGATCACCGGATGCGGGCCAGCCTCGCCGAGATGGGCGGTCCTCATCATGGCGGCGAGCGTCGAGTCGATCGGCCGCTTCGGGTCGGAGAGGAAGGCGGCGACGCCAGCCAGGGTCTTGTCGGCCTCGGCGTAGAGGACGTGCAGGATGGCGCCGACCAGCAGCGCGTGGCTGGTTTTTTCCCAGTGGTTCCGCTTCTCCAGCGAGCCTTCTGGGTCGACCAGGATATCGGCGATGTTCTGGACGTCGCGGACCTCCCACTCGCCGCGGCGGACCTCGAGCAGAGGATTGTAGGCGGCCGACTTCGTGTTCGTCGGATCGAACAGCAGCACGCGGCCGTGCCGGGATCGAAAGCCCGCCGTCAGCGTCCAGTTCTCCCCCTTGATGTCGTGGACGATGGCCGAGCCCGGCCAGGTCAGCAGTGACGGCACGACCAGGCCGACGCCCTTGCCGGATCGCGTGGGAGCGAAGCACAGCACATGCTCGGGACCATCGTGACGGAGGTAGTCGCGCTCGAACTTGCCCAGGATCACGCCATCCGCGCCCAGGAGGCCCGCGGCACTCACTTCGCGAGCATCGGCCCATCGGGCGGAGCCGAAGGTCTCGGCGTTCTTGGCTTCGCGCGCCCGCCACACGGACATGCCGATCGCGACGGCGATGGAAATGAAACCGCCCGACGCGGCGATATAGGCGCCTTCGATGAAGATCGGCGGAGCATAGGCATCGTAGAAATACCACCACCAGAAAAAGGCTGGCGGATAGTAGATCGGCCAACCGGCCAGTTCGAACCACGGAAGTCCAAGCTGTGGCTGGAAGCCGAGCCGATAGGCCGTCCATTGCGTCGCCGCCCAGGTTGTCATCAGCACGATCAGGACGACGGTGAGGATCTGGCCCCAGAGGATTTTGGTCGCCGACATGGCGGGCACTCCTTTCTTGATTGGGCTACATGCCGAGGCCGCGGTTGCGGCCGAAGCTCCAGTCGACGCCACCGGCGCCGTGCGACACGCCGGAGACGTGCTGACCGACCTGGCGTTCGAGGGACGGCGACCAGGGCACGAGCTGGAATCCGAGGCCGTCATCGATCATGGCGAAGCGGCCAGACGCGAGCGCGAAGCGCTGCCGGTAGGTGCCCGCCACATACTCGCCCGTTGCGGCCTTCGAGAATTGTCGGCCGGTCTCGGCCGCGAGCTTCTCGCCAAGGGCGTCGACCTCGCGCTGCCGCAGCATGTCGATCAGCCCGGGTGAGAAGCTGACGCCCCGTGTTTGTCGCTCGGCGAGACCTTGACCAACGAGATGGTCGGCACGGCGGTCCATAGCCTGGCGCACCTCGGCGCCGAAGCCGCCGCCGCCGAGCGGAACGGGCTCACGGGCGATCGCCTGCCGGTCGAGCCAGGTCGCGCCGGTTGCATGGACTTGCCTCTCGATGTCGAGATCGGAGCGGATGGCGAGCGCGACCCGTCTGCGTCCCTGCGCGTCGTCGAATTTGCGCAGCTCGACGATCGAGCCCGGCGCGCTATCGCCGACCGCGTCGAGGTCGGGCAGCTTGATATGATGGGTCCGTCCGTCCGTGCCATCGACCACGGCGTAGGCGGTGCCCTTCAGCTCATCGTCGAGACCACGATCGACCAGCCGGCCAACGACAGGATCGTTGAGGCTCTCGCCGGCGAGCACATAGCTGGCGGCGCCGCGCTCGATACCGCGTTCCGTCAGGCCGCGGTGAATGCGTTTGATGATGTCGCCGCGCTCGCCCAGTTCGCGCAGCGTCGCCTCGGCATTCTCCGATACGACCCATTGGCCGGGGCCGACCTGATCCGCAAGGCCGAGCGTCTCCAGCTTCCGCAGCCGGCCGACCTTCATCGCGTGGAACTCGTCGGGCTGGCGATCGGGATGCGGGGCGAGATCGACGACGCCGGTGCGATAGGCGTCGCGCGAAAGCTGGCGGTCGAGATTGGTCCAGCGTTCCGACTCGATCTGGCGTTCGAGATTGCGGCGTATCTCGTGATCGGTGCGCGGCCCCAACTCTTGGGTGGCGAGATCCTGCGCGCGGGCGCGCATGCCTTCCTTGATGTAGTCGCGCGAGATGACGAGGTCCTGGCCGTCATCGGTGCGCCCGCGCAGGATGATGTGGACGTGCGGATTATCCGTGTTCCAGTGATCGACACCGACCCAGTCGAGCTTGGTGCCGAGATCCTTTTCCATCTGCCCCATCAGGTCGCGGGCATAGGTCTTGAGGTCGGACATCTCCGTCGCGTCCTCGGGCGAGACGATGAACCGGAAATGATGCCGATCATCCTGGGTCCGCTCGGCGAAGGCCTTGGGATCGGCGTCCTCGGTCTCGGGACCGAACAGCCGCGCCTTCTCCCCATCCCGGGTGACACCCTCGCGCCGCAGGTAGCTAAGGTGGGCGGAAAGCGGCGTGGCCCGCGCGCTATGACGGACGACGCGCGTCTTGATTACGGTGTTGCGCGATCGGCTGGTGAGCAGCCGGTTGGCCTGCACCGTCGCGCGCTGGCCGCGCCCGAAACGCGAGCGGTTGCCCGAACTGATCGTGCCGGACCGCGAGACGCTGCCGCCGGCGCGCTGCGCAGCCGCCAGCGCTTGGGCGATGAAGGGTCGCGCCTGCTGCGCGCGGGTCGAGCGGATGCGGCCTGGCCGGATGCGGAAATCGTCCTCGCTGCTCATGGCCGAGGCCCCGCACATCGCGCAATCGCGCGGTAATCCTTGGCGAAATGGCGGATGCGCAGGCTGCGCCGATCAGGCGCACCTCGCGCCAATGCGCCATAAGTCCCTGAAAACACACGACCGCACCAAGCCGCACCTCGCGCGCTTTTATCTCGCCATCGTGCGGTTGTGTTGCCTGCTCTCCCTCCTCGGACCGCCATCCTTCCGCCAGAGCACGCTATTCCACGAAATACTGCGAGCACCGTCATCGCGGCCCCCCATCGCCGTTTCGGGCGACAAACAGGCCTGCGGATTGCGGAGCGATGGCTGTGACATCGCGCACCGGAGTTGCAGCCGGGGTCTCATTCGACGCGCTATCGCCGGTCGTCGAAACAGCGGTGGCGGCGCGCTCGGATTGCACGATGAACAGCGGCGAGCGCGTCCAGGCGTTGGGATCGGCGGTCGCGACCGTGACGGGAGCAAGCGCGTCTGCGCCGCCGATAATGGGCGCGAGCGCGGCGACATAGGCGCGGGTTTCAGCGGGCAACGGACGGCCAGCAAGATACTCTTCATAGCGGCCGGGACCAGCATTATAGGCCGCGAGAAAGCCCGGCGAACCGTAGCGGTCGTGCATCTCGCGCAGGTAGGCGGCGCCTGCCAGAATGTTGTCGCGTGGATCGTAAGGATTCGCGCCGAGCCGGTGACGGGCGCGCAGATCAGCCCATGTGGCGGGCATGACTTGCATCAGGCCCATCGCGCCGGCCGACGAGATCGCCCGCACGTCCCCAGCGCTTTCGACGCGCATGACGGCGCGTATCCAGTGCTCGGGAATGCCGAAGCGTTGCGCGGCCTCGGTGATGAATGTGGCGTAGGGAGCGACGCGAGAGGGGCGCTCGGCGGACACCGTCTGCGCATTCGCATTGGCGCAAAGCGGTGCGGAAAGCAGAAGGCCGGAAAGGAGAAGGAGGACTGTGCGCCGGGCGGTGTTTGACCGCCCGGCGACAGCTTTGGGGAGCGGGACCGACATCGTTCAGTCCCGCTCTGCGCGCTTGGGCGGACGATTCCAGTGCAAGCCCCAGGCGGACTTGTCGTCGGCGGACTGGAAGAGGTTAGCGCGGATCGGATGACCGAAGGTCGGATCGTCGATCTGCAGCGAGACGTAGTCGCCGGCCTTCTCGCCAGTGCGCTTCCAGCCCGCACCGATCTCCGCGCCGGTTTCGTTGTTCATGCTGTCGAGAACATGGACGCGGAAGTCTGGCGCGTTCTCGGCATCGGACGGTTCGGCCGGAACGATG
The Shinella zoogloeoides DNA segment above includes these coding regions:
- the trbB gene encoding P-type conjugative transfer ATPase TrbB; protein product: MAATHQKSEALLRGARMLRTALGPAIARFLEDPAIVEVMLNPDGRLWVDRLSEGLSDTGELLSPSDGERIIRLVAHHVGAEVHPGAPRVSAELPETGERFEGLLPPVVSAPAFAIRKPAVAVFTLDDYVAAGIMAAGQAETLRQAVADRRNILVAGGTSTGKTTLTNALLAEVAKTSDRVVLIEDTRELQCAAPNLVAMRTKDGVASLSDLVRSSLRLRPDRIPIGEVRGAEALDLLKAWGTGHPGGVGTIHAGTAIGALRRMEQLIQEAVVTVPRALIAETIDLIAVLSGRGASRRLAELARIEGLGSDGDYRVTPATQPLTGDPS
- a CDS encoding relaxase/mobilization nuclease domain-containing protein, whose amino-acid sequence is MSSEDDFRIRPGRIRSTRAQQARPFIAQALAAAQRAGGSVSRSGTISSGNRSRFGRGQRATVQANRLLTSRSRNTVIKTRVVRHSARATPLSAHLSYLRREGVTRDGEKARLFGPETEDADPKAFAERTQDDRHHFRFIVSPEDATEMSDLKTYARDLMGQMEKDLGTKLDWVGVDHWNTDNPHVHIILRGRTDDGQDLVISRDYIKEGMRARAQDLATQELGPRTDHEIRRNLERQIESERWTNLDRQLSRDAYRTGVVDLAPHPDRQPDEFHAMKVGRLRKLETLGLADQVGPGQWVVSENAEATLRELGERGDIIKRIHRGLTERGIERGAASYVLAGESLNDPVVGRLVDRGLDDELKGTAYAVVDGTDGRTHHIKLPDLDAVGDSAPGSIVELRKFDDAQGRRRVALAIRSDLDIERQVHATGATWLDRQAIAREPVPLGGGGFGAEVRQAMDRRADHLVGQGLAERQTRGVSFSPGLIDMLRQREVDALGEKLAAETGRQFSKAATGEYVAGTYRQRFALASGRFAMIDDGLGFQLVPWSPSLERQVGQHVSGVSHGAGGVDWSFGRNRGLGM
- a CDS encoding DUF736 domain-containing protein, translated to MSLIGQFTSENDGFIGHLMTLTLHQDIIIVPAEPSDAENAPDFRVHVLDSMNNETGAEIGAGWKRTGEKAGDYVSLQIDDPTFGHPIRANLFQSADDKSAWGLHWNRPPKRAERD
- the trbJ gene encoding P-type conjugative transfer protein TrbJ, yielding MTRSTQSRSLALRITAALLAAPIALSPILSTPAAAQWIVYDPTNYAQNVLTAARTLQQVNQQITQLQNEATMLINQARNLASLPYSSLQQLQQSVQRTQQLLQEAQGIALNVQQIDRAFQTTYGNASMSASDQALVAGARERWQNTVGGLQDAMRVQAGVVGNIDTNRSEMSALVGQSQGATGALQATQAGNQLLALQAQQLADLTAVVAANGRAQSLSEAERAAAAEQGREQRRRFLTPGTGYQPGNARMFPNGN
- a CDS encoding VirB3 family type IV secretion system protein; this encodes MANGADHGGELPGFSVPVHRALTEHILLGGAPRSLAILNGTLAAALGLGLRLWLVGLGLWALGHFAAVWAAKRDPQFVDVVRKHLRIPGHLSV
- a CDS encoding conjugal transfer protein TraG produces the protein MSATKILWGQILTVVLIVLMTTWAATQWTAYRLGFQPQLGLPWFELAGWPIYYPPAFFWWWYFYDAYAPPIFIEGAYIAASGGFISIAVAIGMSVWRAREAKNAETFGSARWADAREVSAAGLLGADGVILGKFERDYLRHDGPEHVLCFAPTRSGKGVGLVVPSLLTWPGSAIVHDIKGENWTLTAGFRSRHGRVLLFDPTNTKSAAYNPLLEVRRGEWEVRDVQNIADILVDPEGSLEKRNHWEKTSHALLVGAILHVLYAEADKTLAGVAAFLSDPKRPIDSTLAAMMRTAHLGEAGPHPVIASAARELLNKSDNERSGVLSTAMSFLGLYRDPVVAEVTRRCDWRIVDIVGGKHPTTLYLVVPPSDINRTKPLIRLILNQIGRRLTEDLNAKGNRHRLLLMLDEFPALGRLDFFESALAFMAGYGLKAFLIAQSLNQIEKAYGPNNSILDNCHVRVSFATNDERTAKRVSDALGTATEMRAMKNYAGHRLSPWLGHMMVSRSETARQLMTPGEIMQLPPSDEIVMVAGTPPIRAKKARYYEDRRFQERILPPPNLVKPTTARPDDWSTLPLPATPVMAAAASGDGSEDEDTTDSERRHQPELSRSKPVEPKQPIENEFEIDPRDDADEDAARLSRMNQTMRQVARQASLDPGDGIDL
- a CDS encoding TrbC/VirB2 family protein, which codes for MIKHALRIRRHIATAVSVTFVSLAMAPAAHASGSSMPWEAPLQSILESIEGPVAKIIAVMIIIITGLTLAFGDTSGGARKLIQIVFGLSIAFAASSFFLSFFSFGGGALV
- the trbE gene encoding conjugal transfer protein TrbE, with protein sequence MMNLAEYRNRNTRLADFLPWVALVGEGIVLNKDGSLQRTARFRGPDLDSAVPAELVAVAARLNNAFRRLGSGWAIFVEAQRHGAATYPASMFADSASALVDAERKADFEEAGAHFESSYFLTFLYLPPAEDAARAETWLYEGRDHAGVDAHEILRGFADRTDRILQLIDAFMPECAWLDDGETLTYLHSTVSTKRHRVRVPETPMYLDALLADQPLTGGLEPRLGDAHVRILTIVGFPTATTPGILDELNRLAFPYRWSTRAVLLDKTDATKLLTKIRRQWFAKRKSIAAILKEVMTNEASALVDTDAANKAADADMALQELGADYAGQAYVTATITVWDEDPRIAAEKLRMVEKVIQGRDFTAMPETINAVDAWLGSLPGHVYANVRQPPINTLNLAHMIPLSAVWAGPERDEHFDAPPLLYGRTEGSTPFRLSIHVGDVGHTLIVGPTGAGKSVLLALMALQFRRYPQSQVFAFDFGGSIRAAALAMRGDWHDLGGGLTEGSDDSVSLQPLACIDDVAERAWASDWLVAILMRESVPVTPEVKEHLWSALSSLASAPVTERTLTGLSVLLQSNDLKQALRPYCVGGPYGRLLDAEAEHLGEANVQVFETEGLIGTGAAAAVLAYLFHRIEDRLDGRPTLLIVDEGWLALDDEGFAGQLREWLKTLRKKNASVIFATQSLSDIDGSAIAPAIIESCQTRILLPNERAIEPQITAIYRRFGLNDRQIEILARAMPKRDYYCQSRRGNRLFELGLSDVALALCAASSKQHQALIAAIHARSGTDGFLAEWLAENRLAWAADLVADLPNVIPQTDPETRP
- a CDS encoding CopG family transcriptional regulator, encoding MAKPPKKQRLSVYLEPEVMKALAAHAGRRDQSLSLIAEAGIASFLSPDAAERQEAATTKRLDQIDRRMARMERDLGISVETLAVFIRFWLTTNPPLPEPAQAAARSKAGERYEAFVTALGRRLAHGPKLRQEISEDIAPARDAD
- the trbK-alt gene encoding putative entry exclusion protein TrbK-alt, whose translation is MDGKMLARLGAVVFVAVAITATAIEMNRTEEVREAWPSGRTTQAQGDPLRDELIRCQVLGEAGPRDPACLRAWAENRNRFLAPGARPAERLPDIPPAPRDTLTPQSDRTDQPAIEPAAPIAPPQLDEAR
- a CDS encoding lytic transglycosylase domain-containing protein, with amino-acid sequence MSVPLPKAVAGRSNTARRTVLLLLSGLLLSAPLCANANAQTVSAERPSRVAPYATFITEAAQRFGIPEHWIRAVMRVESAGDVRAISSAGAMGLMQVMPATWADLRARHRLGANPYDPRDNILAGAAYLREMHDRYGSPGFLAAYNAGPGRYEEYLAGRPLPAETRAYVAALAPIIGGADALAPVTVATADPNAWTRSPLFIVQSERAATAVSTTGDSASNETPAATPVRDVTAIAPQSAGLFVARNGDGGPR